In the Nicotiana tabacum cultivar K326 chromosome 16, ASM71507v2, whole genome shotgun sequence genome, one interval contains:
- the LOC107825200 gene encoding two-component response regulator ARR6, with product MARNGVFSRRWRAEKMEEFDNLCPSLDSDEVHDLAVDDSLVDRKVIERLLKITSCRVTTVDSGRRALQFLGLDEEETSVGLDGLKVDLIITDYCMPGMTGYELLKKIKGSSFREIPVVIMSSENVLTRIDRCLEEGAKDFLLKPVKLSDVKRLKDYMFSEDRFRTEAKAMNKRKLPETSSDDSPTLSPSQAPSPSPSPSPSPSIDLASTLSSRSSSSPSSPKTLSSSLSTDSSTHSTGSSMPSSPTSLASPTRRHKMSNQDL from the exons ATGGCGAGGAATGGAGTATTTTCGCGGCGGTGGAGGGCGGAGAAGATGGAGGAGTTTGATAATTTGTGCCCGTCTTTGGATTCTGATGAAGTTCATGATCTTGCTGTCGATGATAGTCTTGTCGATCGGAAAGTTATTGAACGGCTACTGAAAATCACATCTTGCAGAG TAACCACAGTGGACAGTGGGAGGAGAGCTTTGCAATTTCTTGGATTGGATGAAGAGGAGACCTCTGTTGGGTTGGAT GGTTTGAAGGTGGATCTGATAATAACTGATTATTGTATGCCTGGAATGACTGGCTACGAGTTGCTCAAAAAGATTAAG GGGTCATCGTTTAGGGAAATACCAGTTGTGATTATGTCATCTGAAAATGTTTTGACACGAATTGACAG ATGTTTGGAAGAAGGTGCTAAAGATTTTCTATTGAAGCCAGTGAAACTGTCGGATGTAAAACGATTAAAGGATTACATGTTCAGCGAGGATCGGTTTAGAACAGAAGCCAAAGCCATGAACAAAAGAAAGTTGCCAGAAACATCTTCTGATGATTCGCCTACTCTCTCGCCTTCACAAGCACCATCACCATCACCATCGCCATCGCCATCGCCTTCAATTGACCTCGCATCAACTCTTTCATCCCGATCTTCTTCCTCTCCATCCTCCCCGAAAACACTTTCATCGTCTCTTTCTACTGATTCATCGACACATTCCACTGGTTCCTCCATGCCATCCTCACCAACATCACTAGCTTCACCAACAAGACGACACAAAATGAGCAACCAAGATTTGTAA